A genomic region of Rhipicephalus sanguineus isolate Rsan-2018 chromosome 3, BIME_Rsan_1.4, whole genome shotgun sequence contains the following coding sequences:
- the LOC119386883 gene encoding uncharacterized protein LOC119386883 isoform X2, with the protein MRLQQASALVALVLAATLIIATQAVYPDAALYQTNINRQSSGVGAAAAGGIASTITQGLSGLMSGLVSSLPSMLTNAVPMLLMLGLGGLLLPLLGVSLFFREGQKRTFSLPSINPAILDGLADVLDRVTKAIEQGEKKYATKNN; encoded by the exons ATGAGGTTGCAGCAGGCGTCCGCGCTAGTGGCCCTTGTGCTGGCCGCTACGCTGATCATAGCGACGCAGGCCGTCTACCCCGATGCCGCCCTCTACCAGACAAACATCAACCGGCAAAGCTCGGGCGTCGGAGCAGCGGCCGCCGGAGGCATCGCATCCACCATCACGCAG GGCCTCTCCGGACTGATGTCCGGCCTGGTCTCCTCGCTGCCGTCGATGCTGACCAACGCGGTGCCGATGTTGCTGATGCTCGGCCTCGGCGGTCTTCTGCTTCCACTGCTGGGCGTGAGCCTGTTCTTCCGCGAGGGACAGAAGAGGACCTTCAGCCTGCCGTCCATCAACCCGGCCATCCTGGACGGGCTCGCCGACGTACTCGACCGCGTCACCAAGGCCATCGAGCAGGGCGAGAAGAAGTACGCCACCAAGAACAACTGA
- the LOC119386883 gene encoding uncharacterized protein LOC119386883 isoform X1, producing the protein MRLQQASALVALVLAATLIIATQAVYPDAALYQTNINRQSSGVGAAAAGGIASTITQVFTQGLSGLMSGLVSSLPSMLTNAVPMLLMLGLGGLLLPLLGVSLFFREGQKRTFSLPSINPAILDGLADVLDRVTKAIEQGEKKYATKNN; encoded by the exons ATGAGGTTGCAGCAGGCGTCCGCGCTAGTGGCCCTTGTGCTGGCCGCTACGCTGATCATAGCGACGCAGGCCGTCTACCCCGATGCCGCCCTCTACCAGACAAACATCAACCGGCAAAGCTCGGGCGTCGGAGCAGCGGCCGCCGGAGGCATCGCATCCACCATCACGCAG GTCTTCACGCAGGGCCTCTCCGGACTGATGTCCGGCCTGGTCTCCTCGCTGCCGTCGATGCTGACCAACGCGGTGCCGATGTTGCTGATGCTCGGCCTCGGCGGTCTTCTGCTTCCACTGCTGGGCGTGAGCCTGTTCTTCCGCGAGGGACAGAAGAGGACCTTCAGCCTGCCGTCCATCAACCCGGCCATCCTGGACGGGCTCGCCGACGTACTCGACCGCGTCACCAAGGCCATCGAGCAGGGCGAGAAGAAGTACGCCACCAAGAACAACTGA